The nucleotide sequence GTGATTGCCAGACATCAAGGTATGTCAGTTGTTTacctaaaatacttttttaaaaggaattactTTTTAATACAGTTCGTTTTTAGCATAAAAGGTACTTCCCAATAATTTCCCAGACAAACATTCCCTTCAAAGTACTTTCCtttagagaaacacagaagaaaaacaactgcttgaacacatgagctgatggggatattattggggatgtagacactagaCAATAACTctggtccaactatcaataatatggaattaggtctttatcaacaatacatgtaaaacccagtggaattgtgcattgccTAAGGGGGGTTAAAAgaggcttgggggagaggaaaagaacatgaaatatgtaactaggggaaaatattcaaaataaaaaattttttaaaagtactttcctgggggcagttgggtagctcagtggtttgagaaccaggcctagagacgggaggtcctaggttcaaatccggcctcagacacttcccagctgtgcgaccctggacaagtcacttgacccccattgcctatccttaccactcttctgccttggagccagtacacggtattgactcccaagatggaaggtaggggttttaaaaaaaaaaaaaaaaaaaagtactttcctTTAAAACAATTACGCAATATTGCCTAATAGCATGAGATATTGATATaccatatttttttaacttttatagtTTATTGATTATTAGTAGGAAGATTAGCTGCTTTAAATAATGCTTTTGTTTCATCTTTGACAATGATAagagcatcatagatttagagctagatgaAACTGCAAAGGTCATAATTATGGTCAACATTCAAAATCCTATACAAGGAACTTCTTTGTATAGTACTCTGGAAGATGCCACAAGGTTTTTACAAAGTAAGATGAAGTTACTGCCTAAATTACAAATTTTGTGCGTTAGGAGAGACAAAATAGTAATACCATATCTCTATGGAAAAATGGATTTGTAGAATGCTATATATTATTGAGCTCAGATAGATAAAGcaagagagaaaattataagGTGATTAACAGTGTATCAAAATCAGTTTTTTCCTGGTTTGAACCTTCAGTGACTCCACTACCTATGTGATAAAATTTATACTCAAACTGAgcatttgttcttttaaaaatttggtttcTTCCATTCTATCTTTACCTATCCTTGCTCTGTGGCAAGAACTTTACACTCAACCAGATTTTTCAGTTCACTGTCTCCTCAGTTGCTCTAGGATCCTTCAGTTCTGTGActtacatttctctttctctcttcctcttagcACCTAGTACATGGATGAAGCATATCTTCCATAAATGTTTAGCAGTAAAATTTTAAGGTACAGAATAAAAATGCCTGGCttaatgagaaggaaaaagaaagttccAATGTTCATAAAAAGATCATCAGTATTTACTGACTCTGTTTTGACCcaataaataataactttattGCTGAGAATGAGGCTGTTTCTGCAGAAATAGTCGCTTCCCTTTAGGATATTTCAACCTAAGTGAcagaacttttaaaaagcaaacataaCCATCCAGATCCAAGTCATTTTCTGATCACAAATTATATAAGAAtcatttgttggtttttttttttcagggatacTACCATGTATGCTGTATCTGCTGATACAAAAGGACTGGATACTGTGGTTGGCTTATTAGCTGATGTAGTATTGCAACCAAAATTATCAGGTATGAATtgctcatactttttttttaaccccttgctTACTGTCTTAGAGTATTGGTTCccattaacccccattgcctatagccctcacctctcttccatctcagaatacaaagtattgattccaagacagatagtaaggatttaaaaaaaaatttaattacgAAAAAACTATCTTGTACTTTTCTTCCTAGTTATAGAGCCTGGTTTTCTCTTtctcgctctctctttctctttctctctctttttctttttctttttctttttctttttttttttttttgtggaaaggTTTCCATAGCACTGAAATCATAGGTCCTTGATATATTGACAAGATTGATCCTTTTCTGCCATTGTTACTTAATTATGCACAACACTTTAAAAGATTTTCCCATTCTTTATTTCACTTAAGCCTTCAATAATCCCATGAAAGAGACTGAAAGGTAATATCCCAaattccagatgaggaaagtgaggcaaagagaagttgaCTTACTTGTGGTCATTTAGGTGGATAGGGACAGAGCTAGAAGTAGAATATGTTCCAGGTCCCTCCTTTTCACCTGATACCACATGAATTATTTTCTGCTAGTCTGTGTCTGGGGCACATAGAAACATAGTTAGAGGAGGCAGACACTAAATAATATGTTATCTTGACTATTCTTAATACTATGTTCCTTTGTGCCTTGGGTCAAATGAGTCAGCTTCacacttttttgtcttttcttggcTATAAGATAGTGACTcttattctttgaattttttgatgtttttgtagatgaagaaattgaaatgacTCGAATGGCTGTCCAGTTTGAATTAGAGGACCTAAATATGAGGCCTGATCCAGAGCCACTACTCACAGAAATGATTCATGAAGTAAGATAAGCCATGTTTGGTTAGACCTGTCATCAGTTTCTGTTGTTAGCACCAAAAGACAAATTTTCCCCCCACAGTTTTTTGCCTGTGAATTCATGCACATAAATTAACCCATTACAAATCTGTTATCTGTATATGAAAGCAAAACTTCCTTAGAATTAGTTATACAACTTAATATATCTTGtgtaaatttatatatctaatatctATCTTATATAAAAAGGTTAAAGACTCCctatatttgtcttttaaaataccTCCTTCAAGAATGTGTAGTTTTGACATTTTCACCTAAAGAGGTAGATTTAATCATTATATTGAAAACACATGCCAAAAACCCTCTAGATGCCTCATCCTGATATGAAATGGAATTCTCAGAAGTTATTGCAATAGAATACAAGCTTTGACTGATACTGAGTGAAAAGGGTTTCATATACAGGCCTTCCAATAGAATATTTATGTGCTTCTCTGTAAGGACCAAACCAGCTAAGTTTAGAGACAGTTCTATCCCCTGAAGGTTGTTCACtaagcaatcaatattttttggCCCCAACAACCCATGAAGACTGTCTCCTAAGACATGGAAAAAGAGTAAAATCTGAACTTTGCATGGGTGAAAGGAGTCTTATGCCATCCTGGATTCTTGAAATATTAGCTGTACATAAGTAGGTAATTACACTTTGTTAGTTAGACACTTCTAAATATAGCTTATATACTAGAAATGGGTAGGTAACGATAAATATGTAATGTTTTCTCAAATTCATTGTAATGATAAAAGTCAGAGCAAGGGTAATGCTTATTTTGACATTTGGGCAAACACAAAACTCTTTCCTATTCAGTTCTTCATGCTTTTCTTATCAGGCTGCATACAGGGAAAATACAGTGGGCTTGCACCGTTTTTGTCCAGCAGAAAATATTCCCAAAATTGATCAAAAAGTACTTCATTCTTACCTGAGAAACTACTACACTCCTGACCGCATGGTACTGGCTGGTGTAGGGATAGAACATGAGCAATTGGTGGAGTGTGCCAGAAAATATCTCCTTGGAACAGATCCAGTTTGGAGTAGTGGGCAGGCCAAGGATGTTGACAGATCTATTGCACAGTATACCGGAGGGATTATTAAGGTAATGCCAAAATGAACTATTAAATTAAAGCCCTTTGAAAAAAACCACTTTCAGTGACATCATAAAGCCTTTTAATTGTATTCTGATTccgattacttttttaaaaagttttaaaaacctttaccttccatcttggaatcaatactatgtattggttccaaggcagaagagcagtaggggctaggcaatgggggttaagtgacttgcccagggtcacacaactaggaagtgtctgaggccagatttgaacctaggacctcccatctctaggcctggctctcaatccaccaagccaccctagattacttttaaatgtttattactaATGGGTTGAAAATTAAGGTAGTGAAATATAAGAACAGAATGTTGCATGCATTCTTAGACTCAGTCACTGCACTGAATATTAAAACTTCTTTTGCCAAAACTGTTTTTCTTGGTTATAGTGGATGGTTTAATTCTGGGAAAGGATGTAGGAGAAAATAGCTAGAAATAgctataatataaaaacaaaaggcatcagtaAAACTtaagaaattttataaaaagaattaaaaattagatACCACCTTTGGAAGTTAATTCAAtagatttaattgacattttGCTCAGGATTAAAATTTGTTACAGACACTTAGAAAAGTGTTTCCATGCAGTATTAATAATGAAGCTACTATCGCTGCTTACATATGTacaatcctttaatttttaaaggactttCACATTTGTCATAAACCCTATGATGTGAATAggcttttacaaatgaggaaactgaggctagacaGCTATTCAGAATTCTAGGTGACCCTAGAAATTAGGTCTCCTGACTTCTAATCCAGGATTCtttatattatactattatacagcttccttatatatatatgcatatatatatatatatcttttaccttttgtcttagaatcaatactaaatattggttccaatgcagaagagtggtacggctTAGGCAactggtgttaaatgacttgccttgagtcacatagctaggaagtgtctgagttcagatttgaacctaggaccttcaggCTCAACtgtatcctctgagccacctatctgcctcttgataagttttttgttttttttttttaaatagagactTTAAAAGTTTTAAAGCTTAATTTGAGTGTATTTACTGAAATTTGCTCatgtctaaaaaaaattatttcaatgtgTATCTATTTAAACTGGCTCAGATGATGAGCATTGTGTTTGCTACCTCTTATTTTTAAGACCCAGGTGTGCTGGGCTCATTTATACTTCTGTTCATTGCAGATAGAAAGAGACATGTCAGATGTGAGTCTGGGGCCCACACCAATTCCTGAACTCACACATATCATGATAGGCCTGGAGAGCTGTTCTTTTTTGGTAAGTGTTAAGTAGAACCATGCCTGATTTTATGCTGCTTAATGTTTAATTCACTcaataacagttctttttttctgtgaTCTGCAGGAGGAAGATTTCATCCCCTTTGCAGTGCTAAACATGATGATGGGAGGAGGAGGTTCTTTTTCAGCTGGTGGACCAGGAAAGGGAATGTTTACCAGACTCTATCTCAATGTGCTAAACAGGTTGGTGGGAATCTTAGAAACAGTTTTTTTCAAGGTCCTTAAGCCAAAGTAAACTATTGCATTTTAGGATACCCATGTTACCTtggagattttgtttttcttataccCACATTTTATGTTTGGCAAGAAAAGCCATCTACTCACATTAaaatttgagtttttgtttttaggCACCATTGGATGTATAATGCAACTTCCTATCACCACAGTTATGAAGATACAGGTCTCTTGTGTATTCATGCCAGTGCTGATCCTAGACAGGTAAATGGGGTAGTTCATTTGTTGTTTCTAAAATAAAGCCTTTAGTAAAGCCTCTGAGGTTTACcttattaattagttaattttttaattaattttatttattcttattcatttatCTTCATTAAATTCACTAATTTAATTTAGGCAGCCAAATTCATTATAATGTTAAAGTATATTATTCAATTATATGTGATCTACTGTCAGCTTTCCTAGGGAGTCCCTTAGAAATACAGCAAAGCAACTGTGctataagagaaagaacactgaacttgggAGTATAAAGACCTAGATTTGATTGCCAGCTCCatcatttattagctttgtgaccttagacaaattatttaactccaTTGTGTCTTAACATCTTCATATGTTAGATAAGGCTGTTAATATATGGAaagaatatgtatatgtacatgcacacaaATCATGTAGAGTAGTTTGattattatatgaaattatatattttgacaaagtgctttataaactggaatattatacaaatgttagttaTGAGAGGCTAAACATTTAGTTTGCATTTAAGAATATTATTGATATGGTTCAGCtacttaaagaacaaatcattgcttttttttttttttttaacccttgtacttcggtgtattgtctcatagatggaagagtggtaagggtgggcaataggggtcaagtgacttgcccagggtcacacagctgggaagtggctgaggccgggtttgaacctaggacctcctgtctctaggcctgactctcactccactgagctacccagctgccccctcattgcTTTTTAATGAGTATCTccaacatattcttttttttaggttCGAGAAATGGTAGAGATCATTACaagagaatttattttaatgGGTGGAGCTGTGGGTGAGGTAAGCTAATGCTTTTCTCTATATCTTGCAGTtggaagagtcagatacaatacAACATATTAGCTACTTTCAACACTGAAGGCAAAACATTGTTCTTACTCTATCAAACACATTGCTCAATTTGAGTATTAAATGGAAATAAGGGGTAGGTAGCAGAGGGATTGAAGTACAATTGGAATTTGAGATTCAGAGTTCAGGATTATGGAGGCATTTTGGTACGTGCAATGAGAATTAAGATATAACCATATTTGATGTGGAATAAAGTTAAAGGTCATAGGAATTGAAGCCAAGATATTTGAGGAAATatcaatgtaaatagaaagatatTACCAAAAtttgttaaaagagaaaaaaaaaatcctatcctGGTTTTGTAAACATTGACATTGGTGAAATCAGTCTCACCTTTTCCTGATTTTCAACTTAGAAAAACATTCCCATCTTCTGAGGACTTTGCTGTCTTGCTTATTCTCAATTGTGacataaatgaatagaaaaagttGATCGTATTCAGTATTGTTTATAAACTTTAACATAGCTTATATTCTTGTAAAATGGTTATTTAAACATCCAGGTGGAGCTTGAGAGAGCCAAGACACAACTTATGTCCATGCTCATGATGAACTTAGAATCCAGACCTGTAATTTTTGAGGATGTAGGAAGGCAGGTGCTGGCAACAAACTCCAGAAAACTACCTCATGAACTGTGTGCTCTCATTCGTGAGTATTACATCTATATATATGCTACATTCAACGATTATACTGACCCAGAGGATTATAACAGAGTCATTGTTGTCAtactaattatttcttttttttttaaacccttaccttccatcttagaatcaatactgtgtaatggtactaaggcagaagagtggtaagggtaggcaatgggggttaagtgacttgcccaggatcacatagctgggaagtgtctgaggccagatttaaattcagaaccTCCCAACCCCAGACCAggttctctgtccactgggccacccaactgcccctcttAGCTGCTTCTTAACCCATGGGAATTCTCATCTGTCTCCTCTTAGTCGTGTCTTCATGAATTCTCTCTTTGTTGTCCTCAAAATGAATTTAATCTCAAAAATAGCAGCTCTAGTTTTTAAAGCAAATGTATACTCAGATCAAAGTAGTTTTCAGAATTCCTTGTTTTCCTCTCTCCTAGGTAACGTGAAGTCAGATGATATCAGACGAGTAGCTGCTAAGATGCTTCGGGGTAAACCTGCAGTAGCTGCCTTGGGGGATTTGACAGATCTGCCCACATATGAACATATTCAAGCAGCACTAGCCAGTAAAGATGGAAGACTGCCAAGAATGTATAGGCTTTTCCGATAAGGAACTAATGAAGCTTAAGCCAGCCCAAGAATCCAGAGGAGCATGGTTTTTACGTATTATTTGTGGAAATGTTGTAATTtagtatgaaaaaaatttaattattcagaataaaacaaatgaaactgTCCTTCAGAATTAAATGAACTCCTAACTTAAACCTTTCCAGACCACACAACTCAAGTTTAACTCCCTCAAGATTGtgatggccattggaataaatgtttgtttaataacCTAAATGCATAATGCTTTCTTTCTGTAAGGCAAAGAAGCGGTTGCTAACAGCTAAAAGCAATCTCTGATGGTAGAGATGGATCAGTATTTATTTAGCTTTAATCTTGTTCTTTTAAATGATTGATGTCTTGAATCAGGTAAGAAGAGTGTGGCTTTTCCAATCTAATGGATCTTGGTGATAATAATGAGACACAGTTCTTCCACTTCATCAAAAATCACAAAGCATACAAACAaatcccttgactaaggaagtATAGCTAAAATTAGTCTACCTTGTTGGGAGCTGACCTCAGAAAAGAATATAGCTTTTCTAGGACTTCATAGGCAGTGGATAAGTGAAGATTTTCTTCTTGCTTTCCTTGAAACTGCCTTGTTTGACCCAAACATTAGGATCTGTTCAGGATAATTTAAGGCTGGATAGAATATTATGTTATTAAATATATGCAATTAGTAAATCTACTCTGGATATTTTAAGCCTGGATAGTTGcaagatatgtaaaaaaaaatgaatttttaattaaaagactTAGGGCAGCTGTAGGAATCATTAGTAATATATTATCAGGGAAAGAAAGTTGTAGCAAATGTTTGTGCAACTTTCACATTTGAAATATATTAAGAAGCAGAATGGCTGATTGAAATAGTAAACTGTTCTAAACTCTGATGGTGTACATGGCCTTCAAAATGAAATGACGATCAAGGAGAAGTATTTTGTTCTGTAAAACAGAATGGACCCTCAAATATTTTTACTAATAGTTAGAAAGCCTACCTCTTTGAAAGCTTTCTGAATTGGTACAGCCATAAATGCTAATTTGTCTAATCTGTGGTTGACATTTCaaggaaataaagattttttaagatGACTAATGCTAAGTAATCCATATTTCGCTCGAAATTATCCTTTTGGCCACGTATTCTGTTTATAACCCACTTACCCCAGAGAAGAAGgaggcaagggggcagctgggtagctcagtggattgagagccaagtctagagatggcaggtcctaagttcaaatctggcttcagacacttcccagctgtgtgaccctgggcaagtcacttaaccctcattgcctagcccttgccactcttctgccttggaaccaattcacagtattgattccaagacggttaaaaaaaaaaaaaggtggggggcaGATTggttatatctatataaaattttaattttgtggtATTCTTTCAACATCAGGTCTTATGCCACAAAATAGGAATCAAAACTTTAAATCAAATAGTAGATACATACAATGTGTGGATTTCACAGTTGCTAGAAATGTTTGTGTATTATTTTAATTCTGAACTTAAGCACATgagagcatttccatatacacaaagaacatcaaaaggattttatttttttcccctcttaagtgtaaaaatagtttctaatattTTTCGATTTCAAATTCCTCACTCCCCCATCCTTGTTGAAATAAGCACTCTcttagattttacatgtgcaatcatgtagaacatttttccacattaataattaattttctatattccatattaagaaagtgaaaatttGTTTTGGTCTGTATTTAAGGTCTATTGGTTCTTtggaagtggatggcattttttatcatgagtcctttgggatggttttagatcattttattgctgaaaatagctaagttttTCGCAGTTAATTGTACAATATTCTTGtcactgtgcacaatgttctcctgtttctgcttcagTCCATgtaagtatttccaggtttttctgagttcttcctgcttgtcatttcttagagcacaatagtatttcattataaacatatactataatttattcagccattccccaattgatggggaATTgaactttccaattctttacccccacaaaaaaatatttttgtacgtagAGGTCCTTTTTGTGCtttgtctctggggtacaaatcTAGAAATGGTATTGCAGGGTCAATGgatatatactattttatagccctttgggcatagatacaaattgctctccagaatgcttgaatcatttcacaactctccTAACAGTACATTAGCATCTTAGTTTTCCTAGATcacctccaagttttgtcattttccttttctgacataatagccagtctgataggtgtggagTAGTACCTTAGAATTggtttaatgtgcatttctctaattaatagcaatttagaacatttctGCATGACTAtaagagagctttaattactttgagaactgcctattcatgtcctttgaccatttatcaattggggaatgacttatattcttatacatttgactcattcctctatgagacttgtaaaaaaaattgtactattataattattatgtattaCTCTCTGTCCTATTTACccttgtttagtttctgaccatcATCTCcaccaatttgccctcttttctattagcCCTATCCTCATTCTCTTATACTCTTCTCCTCCTACTTacttgtagggtaagatagatttctccCTCATTGATccagttccaatgagagtaaggttcacatgattcccttctcatctcttccatcttcctctccactgtaaatattctttcctgtctcttttatgtgaaataatttacccagttctattttttcctttccccctcttcccactgcattcctttttctcatgccttaaattttttttatatcatcctatCATATTTAACTCACACCCCTGACCTCTtgtctacaaatatttttataatacaacATTTCTATAGAGTTATAAGAATAATTTCTCCATGTAGGGATATACACATTTTATTGAATGTCTtgatctctttttcctttttacctttttatgattctcttgagtctcatatttgagaatcaaatttcCATTcacctctggtcttttcatcaggaatggttGAAAATGTTCCACTTCGTTGAATACCTATTTCTCCCCCTAAAGtattatgctcaattttgctgggtagttcaGATACTAGCTCTTTTGCTCTCTAGAacatcatattccaggccctctgatcctttaatgtagaagctgctaaatcttgtgttaacCTGACCATGGCTCCACaatatatgaattgtttcttttggctgcttataatattttctccttgatatgggagttctagaatttggctataatatttctggggaTTATACTTTGGGGATCCCTTTCAAGAggtgattctttcaatttctattttgccctctggttctagaataggGCAGTTTTCATTGATTATGTCTTTTAAGCTTttggttttatctttattttattttaaattcttaccttctgtcttagaatcaatactgttttggttccaaggcagaagaatggtaagggctaggcaatggggattaagtgacttgcccagggtcacccaactaggaagagtctgaggtcaggtttgaacctaggacttcccatctctaggcctggctctcaatccactgagccacccagctgcccctttattttattttaataaatttccacataagttttccaaagttacatgattcatgttgtctccttcatttcttcccctctcctagacttgacaagcaattcaatctgggttatacatatattatcatgcaaaccatttccatattatccatttttgaaagtgaataatcataaaaccaaaaccccaagtcatatatccaaataaacaagtgatgaatcatgttttcatctgcatttacaCTCTTAATTCtttcaatgtggttagcattcttttcataagcccctcagaattgtcctggatcattgcattgccattagtagcaaaatctattacatttggtcatcccataatgtttcagttattgtgtacactgttctcctggttctgcttatttcactcagcatcagttcatgtagctctttccagctctatctgaaatcattctgtttatcattccttataacacaatattttcccatcaccattatataccacaatttgttctgcca is from Gracilinanus agilis isolate LMUSP501 chromosome 2, AgileGrace, whole genome shotgun sequence and encodes:
- the PMPCA gene encoding mitochondrial-processing peptidase subunit alpha isoform X1, with the protein product MAAAVGSVTGAAGGVVLRGRSVWGRSRLRFGLTTYRRFSSGSAYPNIPLSSPLPGVPKPVFATVDGQEKFETKVTTLENGLRVASQNKFGQFCTVGILINSGSRYEAKYVGGIAHFLEKLAFSSTARFGSKDEILLTLEKHGGICDCQTSRDTTMYAVSADTKGLDTVVGLLADVVLQPKLSDEEIEMTRMAVQFELEDLNMRPDPEPLLTEMIHEAAYRENTVGLHRFCPAENIPKIDQKVLHSYLRNYYTPDRMVLAGVGIEHEQLVECARKYLLGTDPVWSSGQAKDVDRSIAQYTGGIIKIERDMSDVSLGPTPIPELTHIMIGLESCSFLEEDFIPFAVLNMMMGGGGSFSAGGPGKGMFTRLYLNVLNRHHWMYNATSYHHSYEDTGLLCIHASADPRQVREMVEIITREFILMGGAVGEVELERAKTQLMSMLMMNLESRPVIFEDVGRQVLATNSRKLPHELCALIRNVKSDDIRRVAAKMLRGKPAVAALGDLTDLPTYEHIQAALASKDGRLPRMYRLFR
- the PMPCA gene encoding mitochondrial-processing peptidase subunit alpha isoform X2; amino-acid sequence: MKQNMLVESLTFWKNWHFRLLPDLAAKMKFSLPWKSMGAFVIARHQGMDTTMYAVSADTKGLDTVVGLLADVVLQPKLSDEEIEMTRMAVQFELEDLNMRPDPEPLLTEMIHEAAYRENTVGLHRFCPAENIPKIDQKVLHSYLRNYYTPDRMVLAGVGIEHEQLVECARKYLLGTDPVWSSGQAKDVDRSIAQYTGGIIKIERDMSDVSLGPTPIPELTHIMIGLESCSFLEEDFIPFAVLNMMMGGGGSFSAGGPGKGMFTRLYLNVLNRHHWMYNATSYHHSYEDTGLLCIHASADPRQVREMVEIITREFILMGGAVGEVELERAKTQLMSMLMMNLESRPVIFEDVGRQVLATNSRKLPHELCALIRNVKSDDIRRVAAKMLRGKPAVAALGDLTDLPTYEHIQAALASKDGRLPRMYRLFR